The following coding sequences are from one Formosa haliotis window:
- a CDS encoding fasciclin domain-containing protein, whose amino-acid sequence MKIYIYKYSKAILASITLLAVISCSDPWDEHTKNSDNNLNENLAERLTSISETSEFGKLLTETGYDRVLANSKTYTVWVPTNDAIKEVSSNELSDLESKKIFVSNHIALTAFGSVSNQDTVIVQMLSNKNLEFIGGSVMDGSKVVTADQYTSNGLYHVVDDALIPRANIWEYINSIEGSNVMSAYLVSLNEFNIYQSDSIAKANAEVMPELYADSLTNSYLNNVYNLNNEKNKYTFFLLDDDDFKTEVEKLEPYLLKSNSDSTKTYASYFATRDYAFYKSVAKENLPDTLISKFGVKVPINKANIINEIHLSNGMLYVMGDMDVPLETRLLTTKIEGENPGGFSQGDKRANTFYREKEDLGGVLFEDIMVQNHGVPLFSIYYGANDLYSTKYEVYWRAINDIQENTFQQRLSFGGVYNELGEVIDPIATLDYIDVVPDVYDENYIGEFTLEEAGKLDIISLIAANSGSNGVNTLTLDYIKLVPVIK is encoded by the coding sequence ATGAAGATATATATATACAAATACTCTAAAGCTATTTTAGCAAGCATAACACTTTTAGCTGTTATATCATGTTCAGACCCATGGGATGAGCATACCAAGAATTCAGATAATAATTTAAATGAGAACTTAGCGGAACGACTTACCAGTATTTCTGAAACTTCAGAATTTGGAAAACTGCTTACAGAAACTGGTTACGATCGTGTTTTAGCTAATTCTAAAACCTATACAGTTTGGGTACCAACAAATGATGCTATCAAGGAGGTGTCAAGCAACGAACTAAGTGATTTAGAAAGTAAAAAAATATTTGTGAGTAACCATATTGCATTAACTGCTTTTGGGTCTGTTTCTAACCAAGATACAGTTATAGTACAAATGCTATCTAATAAGAATTTAGAGTTTATAGGAGGCTCCGTTATGGATGGTTCTAAAGTTGTTACAGCAGACCAATATACATCCAACGGTTTATATCATGTTGTAGACGATGCGCTTATTCCTAGAGCAAATATTTGGGAATATATTAATAGTATAGAAGGCAGTAATGTAATGAGTGCTTATTTAGTATCTCTTAATGAATTCAATATTTACCAATCGGATAGTATAGCTAAAGCTAATGCAGAAGTGATGCCAGAGTTATATGCCGATTCATTAACAAATTCATATTTAAATAACGTATACAATTTAAATAATGAGAAGAATAAATACACTTTCTTTTTATTAGATGATGATGACTTTAAGACCGAAGTTGAAAAACTAGAACCTTATTTATTGAAAAGTAATTCTGATTCTACAAAAACCTATGCAAGCTACTTTGCGACAAGAGACTATGCTTTCTATAAATCGGTAGCCAAAGAAAACCTTCCAGATACTTTAATATCCAAATTTGGAGTAAAAGTACCTATAAATAAAGCAAATATTATTAATGAAATACATTTAAGTAATGGTATGCTTTACGTTATGGGAGATATGGATGTGCCATTAGAAACACGATTGTTAACCACAAAAATAGAAGGTGAAAATCCTGGTGGATTTAGTCAAGGGGATAAACGAGCTAATACTTTTTATAGAGAAAAAGAAGATTTAGGTGGGGTGTTATTTGAGGATATTATGGTGCAAAATCATGGGGTACCTCTGTTTTCAATTTATTATGGTGCTAATGATCTTTATAGTACAAAATATGAAGTGTATTGGAGAGCTATTAACGATATTCAGGAAAATACATTTCAACAACGTTTAAGTTTTGGAGGTGTGTACAATGAGTTAGGAGAGGTAATAGATCCTATTGCCACTCTAGATTATATCGATGTTGTTCCAGATGTATATGATGAAAACTATATTGGAGAGTTTACTTTAGAAGAAGCAGGTAAATTAGATATTATATCGCTAATTGCAGCAAACTCAGGAAGTAATGGAGTAAACACATTAACCTTAGACTATATTAAACTAGTACCAGTTATTAAATAA
- a CDS encoding SusC/RagA family TonB-linked outer membrane protein, translated as MLKIFKLTGLLCILIFGGALGNLYAQSELDSVTVNTQTNKGIEINGLIKNAKTGKEISGISIAVKGFSAAISDDFGNFTIKVPHLNTLLLVSAEGYQSKVVPLNNRESGIEINLFEANYSQFYQTTTLPGSDQLQYTNSESAHVVDFEKDQWGNPVNQTVGNFLQGRVAGLNSVGKSGVPGSGAYLTLRGFNSLYATNKPLIVVDGMLYDDEDYGSGIIQYNTSSPLGMIDVKDIEDITVLKDGSSIYGVKGANGVIVITTTRPTELSTKIDFTMYGGLNQNPKQQPVMRPWEFRPYLSQLMASRGDSQDEIANSAWMNDNAQSESYYPYHNVTNWQNQVLKSSANQNYFLKIRGGDDIAKYGISVGYLNNEGIIGDSNLKRYSTRLNAALRLSDKLFVDANLSFIFNEENLYDQGLAYKTSPLHLAITKSPFTAVNVIDNQGDVSPNLSDVDMFNIGNPMAIIENGIGINKNYRFFGNFNIDYTFNSDFKANLIFGLTYNKERERFFIPDLGVADIVLPTAIAGNRSGSEIQRYYSLFTDSYLSYNKSIGFKHNFDVRLGVRTQSNESESDLGLGYNSATDDFTTVGSGSNLLRYVGGQLGDWNWVNSYLSFDYNYVNKYFITLNSAYDGSSRLGESVNFVPMGSVSAAWLISSESFIKNSHIINLLKLRASAGLSGNDDIGNYTAQQLYVSQNLLGMQGLVRGNIGNPDLKKETVTRFNLGLDVALFNERLNATFDVYSNKTTDMITYESTSTAVGFDYMATNSGSMRTKGFDLGLNSRFINSPNVQFDLGVNLGAYKNEVLNIPNERIITNFGGATYITHEGLDANLFYGYEANGVYSTTAQAKAEGLSRRLDSGTLVPFGGGDVIFTDLNDDKIIDEKDRKIIGNPNPDLTGSVNANFTFKRFTLSGLFNFSIGNDIYNGVRRSLESMSSYNNQSIAVNNRWVAEGQQTTIPKAAWGDPMGNASFSSRWIEDGSYIRLKTLMISYDVDVQSNFVKYLKLYASGNNLFIVTDYLGFDPEFSATSSIFGQGADIGLIPQFTTVQMGLRLGF; from the coding sequence ATGCTCAAAATATTTAAACTAACCGGTCTACTTTGTATACTAATATTTGGTGGGGCTTTGGGGAATCTTTACGCACAAAGTGAACTAGATTCAGTCACTGTAAATACCCAAACAAATAAAGGTATCGAAATAAATGGCCTTATTAAAAATGCTAAAACAGGGAAAGAAATTTCGGGAATTAGTATTGCCGTAAAGGGTTTTTCGGCAGCAATTTCAGACGATTTTGGAAATTTTACTATTAAAGTCCCGCACTTAAACACATTACTATTAGTAAGTGCAGAAGGGTACCAAAGTAAAGTTGTTCCATTAAACAATAGAGAAAGTGGTATTGAGATCAATCTTTTTGAGGCTAATTATTCTCAATTTTATCAAACAACAACCTTACCAGGAAGCGACCAATTACAATATACTAATTCAGAATCGGCTCATGTTGTAGATTTCGAAAAAGATCAATGGGGAAACCCAGTAAATCAAACAGTCGGTAATTTTTTACAAGGCCGTGTTGCTGGTCTTAATAGTGTAGGGAAATCTGGAGTGCCTGGCAGTGGAGCTTATCTTACCTTAAGAGGTTTTAATTCGCTATATGCTACAAATAAACCGCTTATTGTAGTAGATGGTATGTTGTATGATGATGAAGATTATGGTTCAGGAATTATTCAATATAATACATCTTCTCCTTTAGGGATGATTGATGTTAAGGATATTGAAGATATTACGGTACTAAAGGATGGTTCTTCAATTTATGGGGTAAAAGGAGCCAATGGAGTAATTGTCATTACAACAACCCGTCCAACCGAACTAAGTACAAAAATAGATTTCACCATGTATGGAGGACTTAATCAAAACCCAAAGCAGCAACCTGTTATGCGCCCTTGGGAATTTAGGCCTTATTTATCCCAATTAATGGCTTCACGTGGTGATAGCCAAGATGAAATAGCAAATTCAGCTTGGATGAATGATAATGCACAAAGCGAATCGTATTATCCATATCACAATGTGACTAATTGGCAGAATCAGGTGTTGAAAAGTAGTGCCAATCAAAATTATTTCTTAAAGATTAGAGGAGGTGATGATATTGCTAAGTATGGTATATCTGTTGGGTATCTTAATAATGAAGGAATTATAGGAGACTCAAATTTAAAACGTTATAGTACCAGACTTAATGCCGCTTTACGTCTTAGTGATAAATTGTTTGTTGATGCAAATTTATCATTTATATTCAATGAAGAAAATCTATATGATCAAGGTCTTGCTTATAAAACAAGTCCTCTACATTTAGCAATTACCAAATCACCTTTTACAGCAGTAAATGTGATTGATAACCAAGGGGATGTATCACCAAACCTTTCAGATGTAGATATGTTTAATATTGGTAATCCAATGGCCATCATAGAAAATGGTATTGGCATTAATAAAAACTACCGTTTCTTTGGGAACTTTAATATAGACTATACTTTTAATAGCGATTTTAAAGCTAATTTAATTTTTGGTTTAACTTATAATAAGGAACGTGAGCGATTTTTTATTCCAGATTTGGGAGTTGCGGACATAGTACTTCCTACAGCTATTGCGGGTAACCGTAGTGGGAGTGAAATACAGCGTTACTATTCATTGTTTACTGATTCTTACTTGTCGTATAATAAAAGTATAGGATTCAAACACAATTTCGATGTTCGTTTGGGAGTGCGTACCCAATCTAACGAATCTGAAAGTGATTTAGGTTTAGGTTATAATTCTGCAACAGATGATTTTACAACCGTTGGATCAGGAAGTAACTTGTTAAGGTATGTGGGAGGTCAATTAGGAGATTGGAATTGGGTTAATAGCTATTTAAGTTTCGACTATAATTACGTGAATAAATATTTTATAACCTTAAATTCTGCTTACGATGGCTCTAGCCGATTGGGAGAATCTGTAAACTTTGTTCCAATGGGGTCTGTATCGGCAGCTTGGCTTATATCTTCAGAAAGCTTCATAAAGAATTCACACATCATTAATCTTTTAAAACTTAGGGCGTCTGCAGGTTTAAGTGGTAATGATGATATAGGCAATTATACAGCTCAACAATTATACGTATCTCAAAATCTATTAGGAATGCAAGGGTTAGTTAGAGGAAATATTGGAAATCCTGATTTAAAAAAGGAAACTGTTACTAGATTTAATTTAGGATTAGATGTTGCGTTGTTTAACGAGAGGTTAAATGCAACTTTCGATGTGTATTCTAATAAAACTACCGATATGATTACTTATGAGTCAACAAGTACAGCAGTTGGATTTGATTATATGGCTACCAACAGTGGTAGTATGCGTACAAAAGGGTTTGATTTAGGTCTGAATAGTAGATTTATTAATTCTCCCAATGTACAATTTGATTTAGGAGTTAATTTGGGAGCATATAAAAATGAAGTGTTAAATATTCCAAATGAAAGAATAATTACAAACTTTGGTGGGGCAACTTATATTACTCATGAAGGCCTTGATGCAAACTTATTTTATGGCTACGAAGCAAACGGAGTTTACAGTACAACTGCTCAAGCTAAAGCAGAAGGATTGTCCCGACGGTTAGATAGTGGCACATTAGTGCCTTTTGGAGGAGGAGATGTTATTTTCACGGATTTAAATGACGATAAAATTATTGATGAAAAAGATCGTAAAATTATAGGTAATCCCAATCCAGATTTAACAGGTAGTGTTAATGCAAATTTCACGTTTAAAAGATTTACACTTTCTGGTTTGTTTAACTTCTCAATTGGTAATGATATATACAACGGCGTACGTCGTAGTTTAGAATCAATGAGTAGTTACAATAATCAAAGCATTGCAGTAAATAACCGTTGGGTAGCCGAGGGACAGCAAACTACAATTCCTAAAGCAGCATGGGGGGATCCTATGGGTAATGCTTCATTTTCAAGTCGTTGGATAGAAGATGGCTCTTACATAAGGCTTAAAACTTTAATGATATCCTATGACGTGGATGTTCAGTCTAATTTTGTGAAATACTTAAAATTATACGCAAGTGGAAACAACTTATTTATAGTAACCGATTATTTAGGCTTCGACCCAGAGTTCAGTGCGACATCTTCAATTTTTGGTCAAGGTGCGGATATAGGACTTATTCCACAATTTACTACAGTTCAAATGGGATTACGTTTAGGATTTTAA
- a CDS encoding fasciclin domain-containing protein codes for MKNIFKLSHVLKFVCLSLFAMVVLFNCAEEKIKESTDETLNITEYLRANPKDYSLFLEILNITNYASFMNTYGTYTLFLPTNTAVEMYMADLGVNNLVDVPLEDLEELAKLHILEQKILTTSFTDGKISAPSMQGQFLITGATNTAEGSSITVNKTSNIITSNIEVGNGIIHEVDEVLRVATRTIAETIESNPSLSLFTDAIKATGWYDKLDLPLTYVDSIPSYLSVVAQTDEVFSEAGFNNFDELKARYSHLDDPMNPEDSLNLFVAYRISPGLNYLADLAVTPALLTKAPLEVISIKLAADSLLINEETFNGVLEKGVQIDRAPSDETTTNGVVHYIKENYFIKKRLPAPVYFDLGDQPEFRQLSSVFRVPGMSASLTNDELASVTWEGSPSITYSSFDLGDSSRPGWHGDVLDILRLRDGYINNIEFDTPVIIKGQYKVWISWRQNARAPNSVRAYFNDTQLARTFNMTEYGDTSTPERVLESQGYKRHIDPATSRYNCRLLGIINVETTGRHKFRLQSLAYAGGNSWFDVVEFRPVDMDQLYPKFEAGGDGLIYE; via the coding sequence ATGAAAAATATATTCAAACTATCCCATGTGTTAAAATTTGTGTGTTTATCGCTTTTTGCAATGGTTGTTTTATTTAACTGTGCAGAAGAAAAGATTAAAGAGTCCACAGATGAGACTCTGAATATTACAGAATATTTAAGAGCCAATCCAAAAGATTATTCACTTTTTCTTGAGATTTTAAATATTACCAATTATGCTTCATTTATGAATACCTATGGAACATATACGTTGTTTTTACCTACTAACACTGCTGTAGAAATGTATATGGCGGATTTAGGAGTAAATAATTTAGTTGATGTACCTCTTGAAGATCTTGAGGAATTAGCAAAGTTACATATCCTTGAACAAAAAATTTTAACAACCTCTTTTACAGATGGTAAAATTAGTGCGCCTAGTATGCAAGGTCAATTTTTAATTACAGGTGCAACTAATACCGCCGAAGGTTCAAGTATTACTGTTAATAAAACATCTAATATTATCACTTCAAATATCGAAGTAGGTAATGGTATTATACATGAAGTTGATGAAGTCCTAAGAGTAGCAACAAGAACAATTGCTGAAACTATAGAAAGCAATCCCTCTCTTTCCCTATTTACAGATGCCATTAAGGCAACAGGTTGGTATGATAAGTTAGACCTTCCACTTACGTATGTAGATAGTATACCTTCTTATTTAAGTGTTGTTGCACAAACTGATGAGGTATTTTCAGAAGCTGGATTTAATAATTTCGACGAGTTAAAAGCACGATATAGTCATTTAGACGACCCAATGAATCCAGAAGATAGTTTGAATTTATTTGTTGCATATAGAATATCTCCGGGTTTAAATTATTTAGCAGATTTAGCGGTTACACCAGCTTTACTAACTAAAGCACCTTTAGAAGTAATTAGTATTAAACTAGCAGCCGATAGTCTTTTAATTAATGAAGAAACATTTAATGGAGTACTAGAAAAAGGTGTCCAAATTGATAGAGCTCCTAGTGATGAAACGACAACTAATGGGGTTGTACATTATATTAAAGAAAATTATTTCATTAAAAAACGTTTACCTGCACCTGTTTATTTTGATCTGGGAGATCAGCCAGAATTTAGACAATTAAGCTCTGTCTTTAGAGTCCCAGGGATGTCAGCTTCACTTACTAATGATGAACTCGCAAGTGTTACTTGGGAAGGTAGTCCAAGTATAACCTATTCTAGTTTCGATTTAGGCGATTCTAGCAGGCCAGGGTGGCATGGCGACGTACTAGATATTTTACGTTTACGAGATGGGTATATTAATAATATAGAATTTGATACGCCTGTAATTATTAAAGGTCAATATAAAGTTTGGATTTCTTGGCGTCAAAATGCTAGGGCACCTAATTCTGTGCGAGCTTATTTTAACGATACCCAATTAGCAAGAACATTTAACATGACGGAATATGGAGATACTAGTACCCCAGAACGAGTGCTAGAGTCCCAAGGCTATAAACGCCATATCGACCCTGCTACCTCTAGATATAATTGTAGGTTATTAGGGATTATAAATGTAGAAACAACGGGAAGACATAAATTTAGACTGCAATCTTTGGCTTATGCTGGAGGTAACAGTTGGTTTGATGTGGTTGAATTTAGACCAGTAGATATGGATCAATTGTATCCTAAGTTTGAAGCAGGAGGAGATGGACTTATCTACGAGTAA
- a CDS encoding RagB/SusD family nutrient uptake outer membrane protein yields the protein MIKITRNKATLGALIALLCFTSCQDYLDIDPKDKLNSDQVYNNVFDADAAVIGIYGKFMGLAEKYIILNELRADLMSPTTNADMYLQEINEHAVTKDNPYANPKDFYELINNCNDALKNFKIMDDENEIDQSEFNERYSDIGTLRSWLYLQLAMHYGEVPYVTEPIENIDDVKDQSLYPRLPLNQLIDKLIDFTESLPYTNPYGVNSSLVIDVDGYNTAKFFVNKECVLGDLYLWDNDYLQAASHYKSVMETSSNSGSDSERYNVYRIKYAELASNDDLAVGYIRYREQDGSSLINSNTQGWRSMFAREQDALWNTEWIWSLPFDSSFAPKNPFIDLFSNQGGEYVVKPSQESMDLWDNQEQRNGFPYDARGKKFSYNIINGQPVIMKYLFKYLDSDTQLPIDVFQTSGDWFLYRAATLHLRYAEAANRDGYHKIADALLNFGIKNAYSVEGTVDVTDIEQTHQPFPYDFDARQGDYPYYRGNWYRNTGLRGRAYVERAEVFGDSLISIENNIIKESALELAYEGNRWGDLVRVALRRNDPSFLADKIYYKLSKDGNSKASEVRSRLMNPNNWYIPFVWKNEE from the coding sequence ATGATAAAAATAACTAGAAATAAAGCCACATTGGGAGCCTTAATTGCGCTTCTATGTTTCACGTCTTGTCAAGACTATCTAGATATAGATCCGAAAGATAAATTAAACAGTGATCAGGTATATAATAATGTGTTTGATGCCGATGCAGCTGTAATAGGTATTTATGGAAAGTTTATGGGCTTAGCTGAAAAATACATTATTCTTAATGAGTTAAGAGCTGACCTAATGAGCCCAACTACCAATGCAGATATGTATTTACAGGAAATAAATGAACATGCTGTAACAAAAGATAACCCATATGCTAATCCTAAAGACTTCTATGAATTAATAAATAATTGTAATGATGCTCTTAAGAATTTTAAAATAATGGATGATGAAAATGAGATAGATCAAAGTGAGTTTAATGAACGTTATTCAGATATTGGAACCCTTCGTAGTTGGTTGTATTTACAGTTAGCTATGCATTATGGAGAAGTACCTTATGTTACGGAGCCTATTGAAAATATAGATGATGTTAAAGACCAAAGTTTATATCCTAGACTACCCTTAAATCAGCTTATTGATAAATTGATTGATTTTACAGAATCATTACCTTATACAAATCCATATGGTGTTAATAGTTCTTTAGTTATAGATGTAGATGGTTATAATACAGCTAAATTCTTTGTTAATAAGGAATGTGTGTTAGGTGATTTATATTTATGGGACAATGATTATCTTCAAGCAGCTTCTCACTATAAATCCGTAATGGAAACGTCAAGTAATAGTGGTAGTGATTCGGAGCGCTATAATGTTTATCGTATTAAATATGCTGAATTAGCAAGTAATGATGATTTAGCTGTGGGATATATTCGATATAGAGAGCAAGATGGTTCCAGCTTAATTAACAGTAATACACAAGGTTGGCGATCTATGTTCGCCAGAGAGCAAGATGCTTTATGGAATACTGAATGGATATGGTCTTTACCTTTTGATAGTAGTTTTGCTCCTAAAAATCCATTTATAGATTTGTTTTCTAATCAAGGTGGAGAATATGTCGTTAAGCCTTCTCAGGAATCTATGGATCTTTGGGATAATCAAGAGCAACGAAATGGGTTTCCTTATGATGCGCGAGGAAAAAAGTTTTCATATAACATTATTAATGGGCAACCTGTCATTATGAAATATTTATTTAAATATTTAGATTCAGACACACAACTACCTATAGATGTTTTTCAAACAAGTGGGGATTGGTTTTTATATCGCGCAGCTACTTTACATTTAAGATATGCAGAGGCAGCTAATCGTGATGGGTATCATAAAATAGCCGATGCACTTCTTAATTTTGGTATTAAAAATGCTTATTCTGTTGAAGGAACGGTTGATGTTACAGATATAGAACAAACTCATCAACCATTTCCTTATGATTTCGATGCAAGACAGGGCGATTACCCTTATTATAGAGGTAATTGGTATAGAAATACAGGGTTACGAGGTCGTGCTTATGTAGAGCGAGCAGAAGTTTTTGGAGATAGTTTAATATCTATAGAAAACAACATAATTAAAGAAAGTGCGTTAGAGCTGGCCTATGAAGGTAATCGTTGGGGGGATTTGGTTCGTGTAGCTTTACGTCGAAATGATCCATCCTTTTTAGCCGATAAAATTTATTACAAATTATCTAAGGATGGTAATTCAAAAGCAAGTGAAGTTAGAAGTAGACTTATGAACCCTAATAACTGGTATATACCTTTTGTTTGGAAAAACGAAGAATAG
- a CDS encoding RagB/SusD family nutrient uptake outer membrane protein yields MRKIKIFNLIFSVVFLVQSCDSYLDLQPEDGTTRNEFWKTKEDVRAAVFGIYSGLLNTPNSSTSIAEYIFMYGELRGGMVGAGLYSAPDQRDIITTNILPSNTVASWGAFYTVINFCNTVIDLAPGVLERDPTFTEEQLDQYISEALAIRAYLYFTLARTFRDVPLKLEATLSDDDNFQIPTTPQAQIFEQVVIDLTTALESAIEDHGDIPSNKGRITKNTINAMLTDVYLWQEDYTNAIMAADAIIGSGEGYQLIPGNTSWFTTVFARGNSTESIFEFQYTAENRGPFYEIFLQRPEYLADAKVLEDVFGLDFQNPENKDVRGERASLVPGTNEIYKFTGLNSDNRKALEVSDTHWFVYRYADVLLMKAEALNELDRGGEALEIIEEIRESRLAIDLTAEHVSGVDKNGVRMYILAERARELAFEGKRWFDVLRNARKDNYAYIDIIIGIAINSAPANQQQIIIAKLKDPNSHYLPISEYELYTNKALVQNPFYK; encoded by the coding sequence ATGCGAAAAATAAAAATATTCAACCTAATCTTTTCTGTAGTATTTCTAGTACAGTCATGCGACAGTTATTTAGATTTACAACCAGAAGATGGAACGACACGTAATGAGTTCTGGAAAACAAAAGAAGATGTACGAGCCGCTGTTTTTGGTATTTATTCAGGACTGTTAAATACCCCAAACTCATCTACCTCCATAGCAGAATACATTTTTATGTATGGAGAGTTGAGAGGGGGTATGGTAGGTGCAGGTTTGTATTCTGCACCAGATCAAAGAGATATCATTACAACAAATATTTTACCATCTAATACGGTGGCCTCTTGGGGGGCATTCTATACGGTAATTAATTTTTGTAATACTGTAATAGATTTGGCACCGGGTGTTTTAGAGCGAGATCCAACTTTTACAGAAGAACAGTTGGATCAATATATATCTGAAGCTTTAGCAATTAGAGCGTATTTGTACTTTACCCTAGCAAGAACATTTAGAGATGTTCCTTTAAAATTAGAAGCTACATTATCAGACGACGATAATTTTCAAATCCCAACTACACCCCAAGCTCAAATATTTGAGCAAGTGGTAATCGATTTAACGACAGCTTTAGAATCAGCAATTGAGGATCATGGAGATATTCCATCTAATAAGGGACGTATAACAAAAAACACCATAAATGCCATGCTTACAGATGTTTATTTATGGCAGGAAGACTATACAAACGCAATAATGGCCGCCGATGCAATTATTGGTTCGGGAGAAGGTTACCAGTTAATTCCAGGTAACACGTCATGGTTTACAACCGTATTTGCTAGAGGAAACTCTACAGAAAGCATTTTTGAGTTTCAATATACTGCAGAAAACAGAGGGCCTTTTTATGAGATTTTTTTGCAACGCCCGGAATATTTAGCAGATGCTAAAGTGTTGGAAGACGTTTTTGGGTTAGATTTCCAAAATCCAGAGAATAAAGATGTTCGTGGAGAACGAGCCTCGTTAGTTCCTGGAACTAACGAGATATACAAGTTTACAGGATTAAATAGTGATAATAGAAAAGCTTTAGAAGTTTCTGATACTCATTGGTTTGTATATCGTTATGCCGATGTTTTACTTATGAAAGCAGAAGCTCTTAATGAGTTAGATAGGGGAGGTGAAGCTTTAGAAATTATTGAAGAAATTCGCGAGTCTAGGTTGGCAATTGACTTGACAGCTGAACACGTTTCAGGTGTAGATAAGAACGGGGTTCGGATGTACATTTTGGCTGAAAGAGCAAGAGAATTAGCCTTTGAAGGTAAACGTTGGTTCGATGTTTTGCGTAATGCTAGAAAAGATAATTATGCTTATATAGATATTATAATTGGGATTGCAATTAATTCAGCGCCCGCAAATCAGCAACAAATTATTATTGCAAAGCTGAAGGATCCTAACAGTCATTATTTGCCAATATCGGAGTATGAGTTGTATACAAACAAAGCCCTAGTGCAAAATCCATTTTATAAATAA